In Nicotiana tabacum cultivar K326 chromosome 17, ASM71507v2, whole genome shotgun sequence, one DNA window encodes the following:
- the LOC107821796 gene encoding urease accessory protein D isoform X3, with translation MERGKVIVEKVGGKSTVTKCFSKYPLKFIIPRKVGSSETDAVWIYTITYGGGIVSVYKAVGSKSSEQVLEARIGSNAFLAVIPDPVTCFSTAKYSQRQVFKVVSDSSLLLVDWITSGRHERGEKWDFDLYKSTNHIFHNGDEPLFLDTILLEQGTHAGIAERMQDYQVIAMVILLGPKLKLIQNQIQEDVKKIMSQSLHMPTIGSRQYSNKHNDHCLTKPCFVASCSIFGPKVSPTDTYSISLVACEFQVPVFEHIQLVFEQIRPILFFVQLM, from the exons ATGGAAAGAGGGAAGGTGATAGTGGAAAAAGTAGGAGGAAAATCAACAGTTACAAAGTGCTTCTCAAAGTATCCCCTCAAATTCATCATCCCCAGAAAG GTGGGTTCTTCTGAAACAGATGCTGTTTGGATTTACACCATCACTTATGGTGGAGGAATTGTCTCT GTGTACAAAGCCGTGGGATCAAAGAGCtctgaacaagtgttggag GCAAGAATAGGAAGCAATGCCTTTTTGGCTGTAATTCCAGATCCAGTAACCTGTTTCTCCACAGCAAAATATTCTCAAAGGCAAGTGTTCAAAGTTGTCTCTGACTCAAGTTTGCTTCTTGTTGACTGGATAACTAGTGGCCGTCATGAAAGAGGAGAAAAATGGGATTTTGATCTTTATAAGAGCACGAATCACATCTTTCATAATGGTGATGAGCCTTTATTTCTTGATACA ATATTGTTAGAACAAGGAACACATGCAGGTATTGCTGAACGTATGCAGGACTATCAAGTGATCGCAATGGTGATACTATTGGG GCCAAAGTTGAAGCTTATTCAAAACCAAATCCAGGAAGATGTAAAGAAAATAATGTCTCAGAGTTTACACATGCCTACAATTGGTTCAAGACAGTACAGTAATAAACATAATGATCACTGCTTGACCAAACCATGTTTTGTTGCTTCCTGCAGCATATTTGGTCCAAAGGTATCACCCACCGACACCTACTCCATTTCTCTAGTTGCCTGTGAATTTCAGGTACCAGTGTTTGAGCATATACAGTTAGTCTTTGAGCAGATAAGACCAATCCTTTTTTTTGTTCAATTAATGTAG
- the LOC107821796 gene encoding urease accessory protein D isoform X1, translated as MERGKVIVEKVGGKSTVTKCFSKYPLKFIIPRKVGSSETDAVWIYTITYGGGIVSGDSIACDITVGDGCTTVLTTQASTKVYKAVGSKSSEQVLEARIGSNAFLAVIPDPVTCFSTAKYSQRQVFKVVSDSSLLLVDWITSGRHERGEKWDFDLYKSTNHIFHNGDEPLFLDTILLEQGTHAGIAERMQDYQVIAMVILLGPKLKLIQNQIQEDVKKIMSQSLHMPTIGSRQYSNKHNDHCLTKPCFVASCSIFGPKVSPTDTYSISLVACEFQVPVFEHIQLVFEQIRPILFFVQLM; from the exons ATGGAAAGAGGGAAGGTGATAGTGGAAAAAGTAGGAGGAAAATCAACAGTTACAAAGTGCTTCTCAAAGTATCCCCTCAAATTCATCATCCCCAGAAAG GTGGGTTCTTCTGAAACAGATGCTGTTTGGATTTACACCATCACTTATGGTGGAGGAATTGTCTCT GGAGATTCTATAGCATGTGATATTACGGTGGGAGATGGTTGCACCACTGTTTTGACCACTCAAGCTTCTACTAAG GTGTACAAAGCCGTGGGATCAAAGAGCtctgaacaagtgttggag GCAAGAATAGGAAGCAATGCCTTTTTGGCTGTAATTCCAGATCCAGTAACCTGTTTCTCCACAGCAAAATATTCTCAAAGGCAAGTGTTCAAAGTTGTCTCTGACTCAAGTTTGCTTCTTGTTGACTGGATAACTAGTGGCCGTCATGAAAGAGGAGAAAAATGGGATTTTGATCTTTATAAGAGCACGAATCACATCTTTCATAATGGTGATGAGCCTTTATTTCTTGATACA ATATTGTTAGAACAAGGAACACATGCAGGTATTGCTGAACGTATGCAGGACTATCAAGTGATCGCAATGGTGATACTATTGGG GCCAAAGTTGAAGCTTATTCAAAACCAAATCCAGGAAGATGTAAAGAAAATAATGTCTCAGAGTTTACACATGCCTACAATTGGTTCAAGACAGTACAGTAATAAACATAATGATCACTGCTTGACCAAACCATGTTTTGTTGCTTCCTGCAGCATATTTGGTCCAAAGGTATCACCCACCGACACCTACTCCATTTCTCTAGTTGCCTGTGAATTTCAGGTACCAGTGTTTGAGCATATACAGTTAGTCTTTGAGCAGATAAGACCAATCCTTTTTTTTGTTCAATTAATGTAG
- the LOC107821796 gene encoding urease accessory protein D isoform X2: MERGKVIVEKVGGKSTVTKCFSKYPLKFIIPRKVGSSETDAVWIYTITYGGGIVSGDSIACDITVGDGCTTVLTTQASTKVYKAVGSKSSEQVLEARIGSNAFLAVIPDPVTCFSTAKYSQRQVFKVVSDSSLLLVDWITSGRHERGEKWDFDLYKSTNHIFHNGDEPLFLDTILLEQGTHAGIAERMQDYQVIAMVILLGPKLKLIQNQIQEDVKKIMSQSLHMPTIGSRQYSNKHNDHCLTKPCFVASCSIFGPKGIGLVTRIAAMTTESVYNFLQHQLSSMEPLLGVKPYS, encoded by the exons ATGGAAAGAGGGAAGGTGATAGTGGAAAAAGTAGGAGGAAAATCAACAGTTACAAAGTGCTTCTCAAAGTATCCCCTCAAATTCATCATCCCCAGAAAG GTGGGTTCTTCTGAAACAGATGCTGTTTGGATTTACACCATCACTTATGGTGGAGGAATTGTCTCT GGAGATTCTATAGCATGTGATATTACGGTGGGAGATGGTTGCACCACTGTTTTGACCACTCAAGCTTCTACTAAG GTGTACAAAGCCGTGGGATCAAAGAGCtctgaacaagtgttggag GCAAGAATAGGAAGCAATGCCTTTTTGGCTGTAATTCCAGATCCAGTAACCTGTTTCTCCACAGCAAAATATTCTCAAAGGCAAGTGTTCAAAGTTGTCTCTGACTCAAGTTTGCTTCTTGTTGACTGGATAACTAGTGGCCGTCATGAAAGAGGAGAAAAATGGGATTTTGATCTTTATAAGAGCACGAATCACATCTTTCATAATGGTGATGAGCCTTTATTTCTTGATACA ATATTGTTAGAACAAGGAACACATGCAGGTATTGCTGAACGTATGCAGGACTATCAAGTGATCGCAATGGTGATACTATTGGG GCCAAAGTTGAAGCTTATTCAAAACCAAATCCAGGAAGATGTAAAGAAAATAATGTCTCAGAGTTTACACATGCCTACAATTGGTTCAAGACAGTACAGTAATAAACATAATGATCACTGCTTGACCAAACCATGTTTTGTTGCTTCCTGCAGCATATTTGGTCCAAAG GGAATAGGTCTTGTTACTCGAATTGCTGCCATGACAACTGAATCAGTGTACAATTTTCTGCAACATCAGTTGTCCAGTATGGAGCCACTACTTGGTGTCAAGCCATATTCTTAA